From one Sphingomonas xanthus genomic stretch:
- the paaD gene encoding 1,2-phenylacetyl-CoA epoxidase subunit PaaD: protein MGVQAIWAVLKDVPDPEIPVVSVLDLGIVRSVDEQKVVITPTYSGCPATQVIEQSIREALDAAGYRSVAIETSLSPAWTTDWISAEGREKLRAYGIAPPELAKVATCPQCGSTDTEEVSRFGSTPCKAQWRCRECLEPFDRFKCH, encoded by the coding sequence ATGGGCGTCCAGGCCATCTGGGCTGTCCTCAAGGACGTTCCCGACCCTGAAATCCCGGTCGTATCGGTGCTCGACCTGGGGATCGTCCGGTCGGTCGATGAGCAAAAGGTCGTGATCACCCCGACCTATTCGGGGTGCCCGGCAACTCAGGTCATCGAACAGAGTATTCGCGAGGCGCTCGACGCTGCCGGCTATCGGTCGGTAGCAATCGAAACCTCGCTCAGTCCCGCCTGGACCACCGACTGGATCAGCGCGGAAGGACGCGAGAAGCTTCGCGCTTACGGCATTGCCCCGCCCGAGCTGGCCAAGGTCGCGACCTGCCCGCAATGCGGATCGACCGATACGGAGGAAGTCAGCCGGTTCGGCTCAACCCCGTGCAAGGCGCAATGGCGCTGCCGCGAGTGCCTGGAGCCGTTCGACCGCTTCAAATGCCATTGA
- a CDS encoding SMI1/KNR4 family protein translates to MTDTPTSRRGVMIGGAAVGAAVLGLFGPAMCAKVRMDRGSPLPSGAAPQRPQGKSKPMIDEDIAPVLARLDAWYAANLRPDKYRFNPPATDAQIDALERLVGVQLPSAYRQLYRWHDGENNDRWGHIYGLPILPLKQVAEHWTQWNRTLAELGGNRYLIPGSSWPEGAIDPAYVNPRWIPLTADGSSDHIGIDFDPWPRGRVGQVILFGRNEEVKAVLAPSLGTFLGWIADLLESGNFLVDPEPGVQQLREFRLKQPESDGFHDGARKLLGAPSQFP, encoded by the coding sequence GTGACTGATACGCCGACCAGCCGGCGCGGCGTAATGATCGGCGGCGCGGCGGTTGGGGCCGCGGTGCTGGGCCTGTTCGGACCGGCGATGTGTGCCAAAGTACGCATGGATCGAGGTTCGCCTCTCCCGAGTGGCGCTGCACCGCAGCGCCCGCAAGGGAAGTCCAAGCCGATGATCGACGAGGACATTGCGCCGGTACTTGCGCGGCTCGACGCTTGGTATGCGGCCAACCTCCGACCCGACAAATATCGCTTCAACCCGCCGGCGACCGATGCGCAGATTGACGCGCTCGAACGGCTTGTGGGGGTACAGCTGCCGTCTGCCTACCGCCAGCTTTACCGCTGGCACGACGGCGAGAACAACGACCGCTGGGGGCATATCTACGGACTACCGATCCTGCCGCTGAAGCAGGTCGCCGAGCATTGGACTCAATGGAATCGGACGCTCGCCGAACTCGGCGGCAATCGCTACCTCATCCCCGGCAGCAGCTGGCCGGAAGGCGCGATCGATCCGGCCTACGTCAATCCGCGCTGGATCCCGCTGACCGCCGACGGGTCGAGTGACCATATCGGAATTGACTTCGACCCTTGGCCCCGCGGACGCGTCGGCCAGGTCATCCTGTTCGGCCGCAACGAGGAGGTGAAGGCGGTCCTCGCGCCATCGCTTGGCACCTTCCTCGGCTGGATCGCCGATTTGCTGGAGAGCGGCAACTTCCTGGTCGACCCCGAACCGGGCGTTCAACAGCTCCGGGAATTTCGCCTGAAGCAGCCCGAATCCGACGGTTTTCACGATGGAGCGCGCAAGCTGCTGGGGGCGCCCAGTCAGTTCCCCTAA
- a CDS encoding chorismate synthase, which produces MSFNSFGRLLRFTSWGESHGPAIGCVIDGCPPGLELAEPWVQHFLDARRPGTSRNVSPRQEPDRVRILSGVYEGRTTGTPIAMMIDNVDARSADYADLPPRPGHADATYDAKYGLRDPRGGGRASARETAMRVAGGSVARLVIPEVEIAARVLEIGGETDQGRWDALLDEARAGQDSLGAIIECVATGVPAGWGAPIYAKLDADLAAACMGINAVKGVEIGEGFAAGRARGRESMDAKLTSGIDGGISTGQPVVLRAAFKPTSSIGIGGRHDPCVGIRGAPVVEAMIALVLADHKLLHRGQCG; this is translated from the coding sequence ATGAGTTTCAACAGTTTCGGCCGCTTGCTGCGCTTTACCAGTTGGGGCGAGAGCCATGGCCCCGCGATCGGCTGCGTGATCGACGGCTGCCCGCCGGGGCTCGAGCTGGCCGAACCATGGGTCCAGCACTTCCTAGACGCTCGCCGGCCGGGCACATCGCGAAATGTTTCGCCGCGGCAGGAGCCGGACCGCGTACGGATTCTGTCCGGGGTCTACGAAGGTCGGACCACCGGCACGCCGATCGCGATGATGATTGACAATGTCGACGCCCGATCAGCCGATTATGCCGATCTGCCGCCAAGGCCCGGCCACGCCGACGCGACCTATGATGCGAAATACGGCCTGCGCGATCCGCGGGGCGGTGGCCGGGCTTCGGCGCGGGAAACGGCGATGCGGGTCGCCGGCGGTTCCGTGGCGCGACTAGTGATCCCTGAGGTCGAAATTGCTGCCCGCGTGCTCGAGATCGGCGGCGAGACGGACCAGGGCCGCTGGGACGCGCTGCTCGACGAAGCCCGAGCCGGGCAGGACAGCCTGGGCGCCATCATCGAATGCGTCGCGACCGGCGTTCCGGCGGGTTGGGGCGCCCCGATCTACGCCAAGCTGGACGCCGACTTGGCCGCGGCCTGCATGGGCATCAACGCCGTCAAGGGAGTCGAGATCGGCGAAGGGTTCGCGGCGGGCCGGGCGCGGGGGCGAGAGAGCATGGATGCCAAGCTAACCAGCGGCATCGACGGTGGCATTTCGACTGGCCAGCCCGTCGTGCTTCGCGCCGCGTTCAAGCCGACCTCCAGCATCGGCATCGGCGGCCGGCACGACCCATGCGTCGGAATCCGCGGCGCGCCAGTGGTCGAAGCGATGATCGCGCTGGTGCTGGCCGATCATAAGCTGCTGCACCGGGGACAGTGCGGGTGA
- the aroA gene encoding 3-phosphoshikimate 1-carboxyvinyltransferase — translation MKLAAEADGAVRGEAAVPGDKSCSHRALILGAMADGATRITGLLESEDVLATARAIASFGIAIDRDGDRAWTLRGGPWGSPPGPVDCGNSGTAARLLIGAIAGMEGRRATVTGDSSLRSRPMGRVTLPLERMGARFIGSDRLPLTVEGARLGGIAHRNEPPSAQVKSAILIAGLGTSAPVSVIEPVASRDHSEIMLGELGCDIMVDEGKAGRTITLGRSRKLQGCELAIGADPSSAAFPLLAAAIVPGSDVLVRGMLVNPLRTGFYEVLEEMGADIELTNERIVGGEILADVRIRHQALRACQVGAARIPAMVDEIPALAVACAFADGESLIEGLAELRVKESDRLGAIIAGLTACGVVAAVDGDSLRIFGRASVRGNASILTRGDHRIAMAFLVLGLAAQGPVEVDEAEMIGTSFPGFVDTMQRLGANIG, via the coding sequence GTGAAGCTCGCTGCCGAGGCCGACGGCGCGGTCCGCGGGGAAGCGGCCGTCCCGGGCGATAAAAGCTGTTCCCACCGAGCGCTGATCCTGGGCGCGATGGCCGACGGGGCAACGCGAATCACCGGCCTTTTGGAAAGCGAGGATGTGTTGGCGACCGCACGGGCGATCGCCAGCTTCGGTATCGCCATCGACCGCGACGGCGATAGGGCCTGGACCTTGCGCGGCGGTCCGTGGGGTTCGCCGCCCGGCCCGGTCGACTGCGGCAACAGCGGCACGGCTGCCCGCCTGCTGATCGGGGCGATTGCCGGGATGGAAGGAAGACGCGCCACCGTGACCGGCGATTCCTCGCTTCGGTCCCGGCCGATGGGGCGCGTGACCCTGCCGCTGGAACGTATGGGGGCGCGGTTCATCGGATCGGACCGGCTGCCGTTGACGGTCGAAGGCGCACGGCTTGGAGGGATCGCCCATCGTAACGAACCACCCTCGGCTCAGGTCAAGTCGGCGATCCTTATCGCCGGGTTGGGGACATCTGCGCCGGTGAGCGTCATCGAACCAGTCGCCAGCCGCGACCATAGCGAGATCATGCTGGGCGAGCTTGGATGCGACATCATGGTCGATGAGGGTAAGGCAGGGCGGACGATCACTCTCGGCCGATCGCGTAAGCTGCAAGGGTGCGAACTAGCCATCGGTGCCGATCCTTCGTCGGCGGCTTTCCCCCTACTTGCCGCGGCAATCGTGCCCGGATCGGATGTCCTGGTACGCGGTATGCTGGTCAATCCGCTGCGCACCGGCTTTTACGAAGTGCTTGAGGAGATGGGCGCCGACATCGAGCTGACGAACGAGCGGATCGTCGGCGGCGAGATCCTCGCCGACGTGCGCATTCGGCACCAAGCGCTTCGTGCATGCCAGGTCGGCGCCGCCCGAATCCCCGCAATGGTCGACGAAATCCCGGCGCTGGCCGTGGCCTGCGCCTTTGCCGACGGCGAAAGCCTGATCGAGGGACTAGCCGAACTGCGAGTCAAGGAAAGCGATCGGCTGGGCGCGATCATCGCCGGGCTGACGGCGTGCGGCGTCGTGGCGGCCGTCGACGGAGATTCGCTACGCATTTTCGGTCGGGCATCGGTCCGCGGCAATGCCAGCATCCTCACCCGGGGCGATCATCGCATTGCCATGGCCTTCCTAGTTCTTGGGCTGGCAGCCCAAGGGCCGGTCGAGGTTGACGAAGCCGAGATGATCGGCACCAGCTTTCCGGGGTTTGTCGACACGATGCAGCGGCTTGGAGCGAATATCGGATGA
- a CDS encoding 3-deoxy-7-phosphoheptulonate synthase, with the protein MNATLVSADGWFPSSWRSRPARQMPSYGDPAAVAQVETRLGSAPPVVAIDDAASLRGALAALAEGRGFLLQGGDCAESFDDPVAEQVAGIVDLFDAMAARLSPVVNGGLIEVARIAGQFAKPRSAQHEEHDGLSLPAYRGDIVNGIGFDARSRQADPQRMIRAHMQSVGTAASLAAVRAGQPIFTSHEALLLPYEEPLTRRDCNGRWWATSGHMLWLGDRTRHVDGAHVEYLRGIENVVGVKCGPSLKADDLKLLVDRLDPLGQSGKLVLIARFGARRIEELLPPLLRAVRGRPVVWIVDPMHGNTSMAGKRKVRRLPDILEEIDAFFSICASEGVHPAGVHLEMSALDVTECIGGRGPASIDELDRNWLTACDPRLNRTQAIDLAAHVAALIR; encoded by the coding sequence ATGAACGCGACGCTTGTTTCCGCCGATGGCTGGTTCCCGAGTAGCTGGCGCAGCCGACCCGCCCGGCAGATGCCGTCCTATGGGGATCCGGCGGCGGTCGCCCAGGTCGAGACCCGGCTTGGAAGCGCCCCTCCGGTCGTTGCCATCGACGATGCGGCAAGCCTGCGCGGCGCCCTTGCGGCCCTCGCGGAAGGACGCGGTTTCCTTCTGCAAGGCGGCGACTGCGCCGAAAGTTTCGATGATCCCGTCGCCGAGCAGGTCGCCGGAATCGTCGACCTGTTCGATGCGATGGCAGCACGGCTGTCTCCGGTCGTGAATGGTGGGCTGATTGAGGTTGCTCGCATTGCCGGCCAGTTCGCCAAGCCGCGCAGTGCGCAGCATGAAGAGCATGACGGCCTGTCCCTGCCTGCCTATCGCGGCGACATCGTCAACGGCATCGGCTTCGACGCCCGATCGCGCCAGGCCGATCCCCAGCGCATGATCCGGGCGCACATGCAGTCGGTCGGTACTGCCGCGAGTCTTGCCGCGGTACGAGCCGGCCAGCCCATTTTCACAAGCCATGAAGCACTGCTTCTGCCCTACGAAGAACCGCTGACACGGCGGGATTGCAACGGCCGCTGGTGGGCGACTTCGGGGCATATGCTGTGGCTGGGCGATCGCACCCGTCATGTCGACGGGGCGCATGTCGAATATCTGCGCGGAATCGAGAATGTCGTCGGCGTGAAATGCGGCCCGTCGCTCAAGGCCGACGACCTGAAGCTTCTGGTCGACCGGCTCGATCCGCTTGGTCAGTCCGGCAAGCTGGTACTTATCGCGCGGTTCGGGGCGCGCCGGATCGAAGAGCTGCTGCCCCCGCTGCTGCGCGCGGTGCGGGGCCGGCCGGTCGTGTGGATCGTCGATCCGATGCACGGCAACACCTCGATGGCCGGCAAGCGCAAGGTCCGCCGCCTGCCTGACATATTGGAGGAGATTGACGCCTTTTTCTCAATCTGCGCGAGCGAAGGGGTCCATCCGGCCGGGGTCCATCTCGAGATGAGTGCACTCGATGTCACCGAATGTATCGGCGGGCGCGGTCCGGCATCGATCGACGAGCTCGACCGTAACTGGCTGACGGCCTGCGACCCGCGCCTCAATCGCACGCAGGCGATTGATCTTGCCGCCCATGTCGCGGCGCTTATCCGGTGA
- a CDS encoding 4a-hydroxytetrahydrobiopterin dehydratase produces the protein MPKGAMDRLRRRAYAWSMDIPEGWTLSEDGKALTRTLRLADFSEAFALLSRVALHAEKVDHHPEFTSVWNRIDFRLTSHDAGGVTRRDIALAEAINQLAS, from the coding sequence ATGCCAAAGGGCGCAATGGACCGGCTGCGCCGCCGCGCCTATGCCTGGTCCATGGATATTCCAGAAGGATGGACCCTCAGCGAGGATGGCAAGGCCTTGACCCGGACGCTTCGGCTTGCCGATTTCTCCGAAGCTTTCGCGCTGCTGTCGCGCGTCGCCCTCCATGCGGAGAAGGTCGATCATCATCCAGAATTCACCTCGGTCTGGAACCGGATCGATTTCCGTTTGACCAGCCATGACGCCGGTGGAGTGACCCGGCGCGACATCGCGCTGGCCGAAGCGATAAACCAGCTGGCCAGCTAG
- a CDS encoding phenylalanine 4-monooxygenase, producing the protein MFQPDFQELADPQGPRWTRHLLAQRWERFTAGEHEVWDRLFARQLSHLGGRIVGPFFDGIDRLGLDRPGIPELARLNTDLEPLTGWQLVSVAGLVPDDIFFAMLADRTFPIGNFIRGADCLDYLEQPDCFHDIFGHVPMLADPAMARLMEALGRLGVEAIAAGLGDTIARIYWHSVEFGLAHEGGEVKILGAGLASSFGESHFALEAGVARPRFTLRDAAATSYRSDAFQPLYFVSDSLESVADQLEVLNLDGLRRLAG; encoded by the coding sequence ATGTTTCAACCCGATTTCCAAGAATTGGCCGACCCGCAAGGGCCGCGCTGGACGCGCCATTTGCTTGCCCAACGTTGGGAGCGTTTCACCGCCGGAGAGCATGAGGTGTGGGATCGGCTGTTCGCGCGCCAGCTAAGCCATCTCGGCGGCCGGATCGTCGGCCCGTTCTTCGACGGCATCGACCGGCTTGGTCTCGACCGGCCCGGCATCCCGGAACTCGCTCGGCTCAACACTGACCTGGAACCGTTGACGGGGTGGCAGCTGGTTTCAGTCGCGGGGCTTGTGCCTGACGACATTTTCTTCGCCATGCTCGCGGACCGGACGTTTCCGATCGGCAATTTCATCCGCGGGGCCGACTGTCTCGATTACCTCGAGCAGCCCGACTGTTTTCATGATATTTTCGGTCATGTGCCAATGCTCGCCGACCCGGCGATGGCGCGGCTGATGGAGGCGCTCGGCCGGTTGGGGGTCGAGGCGATTGCCGCCGGGCTGGGCGACACGATTGCCCGGATCTACTGGCATAGCGTCGAGTTTGGCCTCGCCCACGAAGGCGGCGAGGTGAAGATTCTCGGCGCCGGCCTAGCCTCCAGTTTCGGGGAATCACATTTCGCGCTGGAAGCGGGGGTAGCGCGTCCCCGGTTCACGCTGCGCGATGCCGCGGCGACCAGTTACCGCAGCGACGCTTTCCAACCGCTATACTTCGTGTCGGATTCGCTGGAATCCGTTGCGGACCAGCTGGAAGTGCTCAACCTCGACGGACTTCGCCGTCTCGCGGGGTGA
- a CDS encoding flavin reductase family protein: MTDALLPREYRSGSDPRTLRDALGCFATGVTVVTCIDADGEPVGLTANSFTSVSLDPPLLLVCVARHAASALPLSTASHFAVNVLQTGQQPASITFSTRVEDRFGCTAWALGEHGVPVLMDSLSVFECARHAVHDGGDHFILVGEVQKATFEPGLDPLLYFRGSYRRLHFD; the protein is encoded by the coding sequence ATGACCGACGCGCTTCTCCCTCGTGAATATCGTAGCGGTTCCGACCCGCGCACGCTTCGCGACGCGCTGGGCTGCTTTGCGACCGGGGTCACGGTGGTCACCTGCATCGATGCCGACGGCGAGCCTGTCGGGCTGACCGCCAACAGCTTCACGTCCGTCAGTCTTGATCCGCCGCTGCTGCTGGTCTGCGTTGCCCGGCATGCGGCTAGTGCGCTGCCCCTCAGCACGGCCTCGCATTTCGCGGTAAACGTCCTGCAAACCGGGCAGCAACCGGCATCGATCACCTTTTCGACCCGGGTTGAGGACCGGTTCGGCTGCACCGCGTGGGCATTGGGTGAACATGGCGTCCCCGTGCTGATGGATTCGTTGTCGGTATTCGAATGCGCGCGCCACGCCGTTCATGACGGTGGCGATCATTTTATCCTGGTCGGGGAGGTGCAGAAGGCGACCTTCGAGCCTGGCCTCGACCCGCTGCTCTATTTTCGCGGAAGCTATCGCCGGCTGCATTTCGACTGA
- a CDS encoding hybrid sensor histidine kinase/response regulator yields the protein MADRGTTESPDGGGKELGSGDSRSADLKAVAAGLAALPQPVGFPGIIEIADTLPVMIAYLDRDLRYLYLNKTLAEWLEMPRKEVLRKTFREILGDAAFEHRRPFIERAFGGDKQWFVGDLDHRTRGKLTVQSEYVPHRGPDGDVIGLIVVLQDVTEQRATELALRESEARFRRISDSSPVPMWVTRVDGSRDFVNEAFTEFFGFPPEKRGFHDWVEAIHPDDRDAFVSAQLAASRDLLPYDLVARFRRHDGQWRWLRAVAKLRSDPEGQVIGMVGAASDITEAKEAEIDLQRQVEDRTVELVQAQDQLRQAQKMEALGQLTGGIAHDFNNLLTVVVGGLDIITKQESDERLLQYATYALAAAERGARLTAQLLAFSRVQRLEVRPTFVATLIDDMRPLLRNVLGPGIEKEFKLDPDPIPVLADPTQLEVAVLNLAINARDAMPEGGKLTFCSKRVEVSDDPELEPGTYVELAIGDTGSGMPPEVAARAFEPFFTTKEVGKGTGLGLSMVYGMARQSGGTARIRSEPGEGTTVCLYFRRAPLDSEVIPGEGERDGGVAHRPGPVRILVIDDDDEVRRFISAGLEEFGHEVTEAADGVEGVRRFDDILPDLVILDYIMPGKSGAEVAADLLARKPDQPILFVSGYSETDEIRRVAPHAQILAKPFRATALEEAVRAVLAAD from the coding sequence ATGGCGGACAGGGGGACCACCGAGTCGCCTGATGGCGGCGGTAAAGAGTTGGGAAGTGGCGACAGCCGGTCGGCCGACCTGAAGGCGGTCGCCGCCGGTCTCGCCGCATTGCCCCAGCCGGTGGGCTTTCCGGGAATTATCGAGATCGCCGATACCTTGCCGGTGATGATCGCATATCTCGATCGGGACCTTCGCTACCTGTATCTCAACAAGACACTGGCCGAATGGCTGGAGATGCCTCGCAAGGAGGTGCTTAGGAAAACATTTCGCGAAATCCTCGGGGATGCGGCGTTTGAACATCGGCGACCCTTCATCGAAAGGGCGTTCGGAGGCGATAAGCAATGGTTCGTCGGCGATCTGGACCATCGGACTCGGGGCAAGCTTACGGTCCAGTCCGAATATGTCCCTCACCGCGGACCCGACGGCGACGTGATCGGGCTGATCGTGGTCCTCCAGGATGTGACGGAGCAGCGGGCAACGGAACTGGCATTGCGCGAAAGCGAGGCGCGGTTCCGGCGCATTTCGGACAGTTCGCCGGTACCGATGTGGGTGACCCGCGTCGATGGTAGCCGCGATTTCGTCAACGAGGCCTTCACCGAGTTCTTCGGGTTCCCGCCGGAAAAGCGCGGCTTTCACGATTGGGTAGAGGCTATCCATCCCGACGACCGTGACGCGTTCGTGTCGGCTCAGCTTGCCGCGTCCCGCGATCTCCTGCCGTACGACCTCGTCGCCCGCTTCCGGCGGCATGATGGCCAATGGCGCTGGCTACGGGCGGTCGCGAAACTGCGCAGCGACCCCGAGGGGCAGGTCATTGGCATGGTGGGCGCCGCGAGCGACATTACCGAAGCCAAGGAAGCCGAGATCGACCTCCAGAGACAGGTCGAGGATCGGACGGTCGAGCTAGTCCAAGCACAAGACCAGCTGCGCCAGGCCCAGAAGATGGAGGCGCTCGGCCAGCTGACCGGCGGAATCGCTCACGACTTCAACAATTTGCTGACGGTCGTCGTCGGTGGGCTCGATATCATCACCAAGCAGGAAAGTGACGAGCGCCTATTGCAGTATGCCACCTATGCGCTCGCCGCAGCCGAGCGCGGCGCCCGTCTGACTGCCCAGCTGCTCGCGTTCAGCAGGGTCCAGCGGCTTGAGGTGCGGCCGACCTTTGTCGCGACTTTGATCGATGACATGAGGCCCCTGCTTCGCAACGTGCTTGGCCCGGGGATCGAGAAGGAGTTCAAGCTCGATCCTGACCCAATTCCTGTCTTGGCCGACCCCACGCAGCTAGAGGTGGCGGTCTTGAACCTTGCGATCAACGCCCGCGATGCCATGCCCGAAGGGGGCAAGCTGACCTTTTGCAGCAAGCGGGTGGAGGTCAGTGACGATCCGGAACTTGAACCGGGCACCTATGTCGAACTGGCCATCGGAGATACGGGTTCAGGAATGCCGCCGGAAGTTGCGGCCCGCGCCTTTGAGCCGTTTTTTACAACCAAGGAAGTCGGCAAGGGCACGGGACTGGGCCTGTCCATGGTCTATGGAATGGCGCGCCAGTCAGGAGGCACTGCGCGCATCCGGAGTGAGCCCGGCGAAGGCACGACCGTCTGCCTCTACTTCCGCCGAGCCCCGCTCGACAGCGAGGTGATCCCGGGCGAGGGAGAGCGGGACGGCGGGGTAGCCCATCGCCCCGGGCCGGTGCGAATCCTGGTGATCGATGACGATGACGAAGTCCGACGCTTCATTAGTGCGGGGCTTGAGGAATTCGGTCATGAAGTCACCGAGGCGGCAGATGGCGTGGAAGGGGTTCGGCGTTTCGACGATATCCTCCCGGACCTGGTGATCCTGGATTATATCATGCCCGGAAAGTCCGGCGCCGAAGTCGCCGCGGACCTGCTGGCGCGAAAACCCGACCAGCCGATCCTGTTCGTATCGGGATATAGTGAGACCGATGAGATCCGGCGCGTCGCGCCCCATGCGCAGATCCTGGCCAAACCGTTTCGAGCGACCGCACTGGAAGAGGCAGTGCGCGCCGTGCTCGCTGCCGACTAG
- a CDS encoding putative bifunctional diguanylate cyclase/phosphodiesterase: MYEAPDRYKRMISARLPDGESLGVTSREVDEGSSPLRDAQLIARGGFAPFFAAANSVAALFMAMILHGHVPTAYLVGWAAAVIAANLGAMQMARNQAVTHVGRSGRKVPKLLLVGDIVLRAVIWLSLPVVSFASITPDSQAVAATLIAGLGIAALGLVVFPTCVTAWMAIFTAGLSYALLVSRSAVPFDNIVAILFTLGMAIVGVLTVARWAFGQLKTNADFGSQSASASLLLQEYEQRGVGWLWQVDSENRVTYISSRMVALLGRPASQLVGHSLPSLLGGHAELGRVLLEKQPFNALEMELKTARGPRWISIAGDPIIDTAGRFEGFRGVGSDITEIRHTQERLTHLANVDVLSGLPNRGRVRQLLGEALRNATAGNVPCAIMFLDLDGFKPVNDTFGHPKGDAVLQAVAKRLCDQVGADGHVGRMGGDEFAIVVTDAQSRHKVEQLASSIIHAIAEPYMIDQTEIRIGVSIGCAFGPIDGATVDDLILKADLALYEAKGAGRGVAKYFSSELQTEQDDRIRLETDLRGAIASKQFHLVYQPLVNAKDQKLTGFEALIRWNHPQRGFVPPNVFIPVAEESGLMPAIGEWVIEEACRAAATWPEQISVALNISPKQIVLPALPNIVSQALGRNKVAANRIELEVTEGVFLGDNGATLDVLKRLRSLGVGIALDDFGTGYSSIGYLNKAVFHKLKIDGSFVREAGSRPENVAIIQSIVQLAKSFRMSITAEGVETAEDFERMRDLGCDIIQGYLFGRPLSYDRANQMVLGLGAKRMAG, from the coding sequence ATGTACGAGGCACCTGACCGTTACAAGCGCATGATTTCGGCACGCCTTCCCGACGGCGAATCGTTGGGCGTGACCTCGCGCGAAGTCGATGAGGGCAGCAGTCCGCTGCGCGATGCGCAGCTTATCGCGCGCGGCGGATTTGCGCCTTTTTTTGCCGCCGCCAACAGCGTCGCGGCGCTGTTCATGGCGATGATCCTGCATGGTCATGTCCCAACCGCCTACCTGGTCGGCTGGGCCGCTGCCGTCATTGCCGCGAACCTCGGTGCAATGCAGATGGCCCGCAATCAGGCGGTGACCCATGTCGGCCGATCAGGCCGCAAAGTCCCTAAGTTGCTGCTGGTCGGCGACATAGTCCTGCGCGCCGTCATCTGGCTGTCGCTGCCGGTTGTGTCCTTTGCGTCGATCACCCCGGATAGCCAGGCGGTCGCAGCGACGCTGATCGCCGGCCTCGGAATCGCCGCGCTCGGCCTTGTTGTCTTTCCGACCTGCGTCACCGCATGGATGGCCATCTTCACCGCCGGCCTCAGCTACGCCCTGCTGGTGAGCCGCAGCGCCGTGCCATTCGACAATATCGTCGCCATCCTGTTCACCCTGGGCATGGCGATCGTCGGCGTCCTCACCGTCGCACGCTGGGCGTTCGGCCAGCTCAAGACCAACGCCGATTTCGGTTCCCAGTCGGCAAGCGCAAGCCTGTTGCTTCAGGAGTATGAACAGCGCGGCGTGGGTTGGCTGTGGCAGGTGGATAGCGAAAATCGCGTGACCTATATCTCCAGCCGCATGGTCGCCTTGCTTGGGCGCCCGGCCAGCCAGCTGGTCGGCCACTCGCTTCCCTCGCTGCTCGGCGGCCATGCCGAGCTTGGCCGGGTGCTCCTCGAAAAGCAGCCCTTCAACGCGCTGGAAATGGAATTGAAGACCGCACGCGGGCCGCGCTGGATTTCAATTGCCGGCGATCCGATCATCGATACCGCCGGCCGCTTCGAAGGCTTTCGCGGTGTCGGTAGCGACATCACCGAAATTCGCCACACGCAGGAGCGGCTGACCCACCTTGCCAATGTCGATGTACTGTCGGGCCTGCCCAATCGCGGCCGTGTCCGCCAGCTTCTCGGCGAAGCGCTGCGCAATGCGACGGCGGGCAATGTACCCTGCGCGATCATGTTCCTCGACCTCGACGGGTTCAAACCGGTAAACGACACCTTCGGGCATCCGAAAGGCGACGCGGTGCTGCAGGCGGTTGCCAAGCGGCTGTGTGACCAGGTCGGCGCGGATGGCCATGTCGGCCGGATGGGCGGTGACGAGTTCGCCATCGTCGTCACTGACGCGCAATCGCGCCACAAGGTCGAGCAGCTCGCCAGCAGTATCATCCATGCGATCGCCGAGCCCTACATGATCGACCAGACCGAAATCCGGATCGGCGTGTCGATTGGCTGCGCCTTCGGACCGATCGACGGCGCGACCGTCGACGACTTGATCCTCAAAGCTGATCTTGCGCTGTACGAAGCCAAGGGAGCCGGTCGCGGCGTGGCCAAATATTTCTCGTCCGAACTTCAGACAGAGCAGGATGATCGGATCCGCCTTGAAACCGACCTGCGCGGTGCGATCGCGTCAAAGCAATTCCACCTCGTCTACCAGCCGCTTGTCAACGCTAAGGACCAGAAGCTCACGGGGTTCGAGGCGTTGATCCGCTGGAACCATCCGCAGCGCGGTTTCGTCCCGCCCAACGTCTTTATCCCGGTTGCCGAGGAAAGCGGGCTTATGCCGGCGATCGGTGAATGGGTTATCGAAGAAGCCTGCCGCGCCGCAGCGACCTGGCCGGAACAGATCAGCGTCGCGCTGAACATCAGTCCCAAGCAGATCGTCCTTCCGGCGTTGCCCAACATCGTCAGCCAAGCCTTGGGCCGCAACAAGGTCGCCGCCAATCGCATCGAACTGGAGGTCACCGAGGGTGTGTTCCTGGGCGACAATGGCGCGACTCTCGACGTACTCAAGCGCCTGCGTTCGCTCGGTGTCGGCATTGCACTCGACGACTTCGGCACCGGCTATTCGTCGATCGGCTATCTGAACAAGGCGGTGTTCCATAAGCTGAAGATAGACGGCAGCTTCGTCCGTGAAGCCGGATCGCGCCCGGAAAATGTCGCGATCATTCAGTCGATCGTTCAGCTGGCCAAGTCGTTCCGCATGTCGATCACCGCCGAGGGGGTGGAAACCGCCGAGGATTTCGAGCGGATGCGCGACCTGGGGTGCGACATCATCCAGGGCTATCTGTTCGGTCGCCCGCTGAGCTACGACCGCGCCAACCAGATGGTGCTCGGCCTGGGCGCCAAGCGGATGGCCGGCTAG